One segment of Camelus bactrianus isolate YW-2024 breed Bactrian camel chromosome 27, ASM4877302v1, whole genome shotgun sequence DNA contains the following:
- the SENP8 gene encoding sentrin-specific protease 8, whose amino-acid sequence MDPVVLSYMDSLLRQSDVSLLDPPSWLNDHIIGFAFEYFANSQFRDCSDHVCFISPEVTQFIKCTGNPAEMAMFLEPLDLPHKRVVFLAINDNSNQAAGGTHWSLLVYLQNKNSFFHYDSHSRSNSVHAKQVAEKLEAFLGRKGDKLAFVEEKAPAQQNSYDCGMYVICNTEALCQNFFRQQPASLLQLLTPSYITKKRAEWKDLIARLAAD is encoded by the coding sequence ATGGACCCTGTGGTGTTGAGTTACATGGACAGTCTGCTGCGACAGTCAGATGTCTCACTGTTGGATCCTCCAAGCTGGCTCAATGACCATATTATTGGGTTTGCCTTTGAGTACTTTGCCAACAGTCAGTTTCGTGACTGCTCTGACCACGTCTGCTTCATCAGCCCGGAAGTCACCCAGTTCATCAAGTGCACTGGCAACCCAGCCGAGATGGCCATGTTCCTTGAACCCCTGGACCTCCCCCACAAGAGAGTTGTGTTTTTAGCCATCAATGATAATTCCAACCAGGCAGCTGGGGGAACCCATTGGAGTTTGTTGGTTtatctccaaaataaaaatagcttttttcATTATGATTCCCACAGCAGGAGCAACTCAGTCCATGCAAAGCAGGTAGCAGAGAAACTGGAGGCTTTCTTAGGCAGAAAAGGAGACAAACTGGCCTTTGTGGAAGAGAAAGCCCCTGCTCAACAAAACAGCTATGACTGTGGGATGTACGTGATCTGTAACACTGAGGCCTTGTGTCAGAACTTCTTCAGGCAGCAGCCAGCATCCCTGCTGCAGCTGCTCACGCCTTCCTACATCACCAAGAAGAGGGCAGAGTGGAAGGACCTCATTGCCAGACTTGCTGCAGATTAG